A region from the Symphalangus syndactylus isolate Jambi chromosome 2, NHGRI_mSymSyn1-v2.1_pri, whole genome shotgun sequence genome encodes:
- the LOC129474444 gene encoding proteasome subunit alpha type-4-like isoform X2, which produces MSRRYDSRTTIFSPEGRLYQVEYAMEAIGHAGTCLGILANDGVLLAAERRNIHKLLDEVFFSEKIYKLNEDMACSVAGITSDANVLTNELRLIAQRYLLQYQEPIPCEQLVIALCDIKQAYTQFGGKRPFGVSLLYIGWDKHYGFQLYQSDPSGNYGGWKATCIGNNSAWKLQH; this is translated from the exons ATGTCTCGAAGATATGACTCCAGGACCACTATATTTTCTCCAGAAGGTCGCTTATACCAAGTTGAATATGCCATGGAAGCTATTGGACATGCAGGCACCTGTTTGGGAATTTTAGCAAATGATGGTGTTTTGCTTGCAGCAGAGAGACGCAACATCCACAAGCTTCTTGATgaagtctttttttctgaaaaaatttaTAAACTCAATGAGGACATGGCTTGCAGTGTGGCAGGCATAACTTCTGATGCTAATGTTCTGACTAATGAACTAAGGCTTATTGCTCAAAGGTATTTATTACAGTATCAGGAGCCAATACCTTGTGAGCAGCTGGTTATAGCACTGTGTGATATCAAACAAGCTTATACACAATTTGGAGGAAAACGTCCCTTTGGTGTTTCATTGCTGTACATTGGCTGGGATAAGCACTAtggctttcagctctatcagagTGACCCTAGTGGAAATTACGGGGGATGGAAGGCCACATGCATTGGAAATAATAGCGCT TGGAAATTGCAACACTAA
- the LOC129474444 gene encoding proteasome subunit alpha type-4-like isoform X1 has translation MSRRYDSRTTIFSPEAERRNIHKLLDEVFFSEKIYKLNEDMACSVAGITSDANVLTNELRLIAQRYLLQYQEPIPCEQLVIALCDIKQAYTQFGGKRPFGVSLLYIGWDKHYGFQLYQSDPSGNYGGWKATCIGNNSAAAVSMLKQDYKEGEMTLKSALALAIKVLNKTMDVSKLSAEKVEIATLTRENGKTVIRVLKQKEVEQLIKKHEEEEAKAEREKKEKEQKEKDK, from the exons ATGTCTCGAAGATATGACTCCAGGACCACTATATTTTCTCCAGAAG CAGAGAGACGCAACATCCACAAGCTTCTTGATgaagtctttttttctgaaaaaatttaTAAACTCAATGAGGACATGGCTTGCAGTGTGGCAGGCATAACTTCTGATGCTAATGTTCTGACTAATGAACTAAGGCTTATTGCTCAAAGGTATTTATTACAGTATCAGGAGCCAATACCTTGTGAGCAGCTGGTTATAGCACTGTGTGATATCAAACAAGCTTATACACAATTTGGAGGAAAACGTCCCTTTGGTGTTTCATTGCTGTACATTGGCTGGGATAAGCACTAtggctttcagctctatcagagTGACCCTAGTGGAAATTACGGGGGATGGAAGGCCACATGCATTGGAAATAATAGCGCTGCAGCTGTGTCAATGTTGAAACAAGACTACAAAGAAGGAGAAATGACCTTGAAGTCAGCACTTGCTTTAGCTATCAAAGTACTAAATAAGACCATGGATGTTAGTAAACTCTCTGCTGAAAAAGTGGAAATTGCAACACTAACAAGAGAGAATGGAAAGACGGTAATCAGAGTTCTCAAACAAAAAGAAGTGGAGCAGTTGATCAAAAAACACGAGGAAGAAGAAGCCAAAGCTGAGCgtgagaagaaggaaaaagaacagaaagaaaaggataaatag